A single genomic interval of Fibrobacter sp. UWB13 harbors:
- a CDS encoding CDP-glycerol glycerophosphotransferase family protein → MSRWIKNFILRMLCFFVSVFYRMNRKKIFFRAYNGLRYACNPRAISEKMHEMDPDMEIVWSLNDVNDVAEIPDYVRIVKKKSFAEYRELFTSKFWVLNAGIVIPCKRKGQIYMDTWHGDRAFKNVDKTSDGSSLLSEAYKCADVILSGSDYGDEIIRRSLNPNAEILRCGSPRNDVFFQDYTHKADSVRKALNLEGFDKILTYAPTFRGNGVAADMLDFSYLADELEKRDGKKWGILIRQHHKVKMLPEWKTDSRIVDASKYPEMQDLLLISDVVISDYSSLVGDYVLLNRPVVLYVPDLDDYKSSRGLNFDVEKSPFKYAKNVKDLFQTIIDFNESDAPENCKQILDFYGHVCETGHASEQACQWILDRV, encoded by the coding sequence ATGTCTCGATGGATTAAGAATTTTATTCTTCGCATGCTATGCTTTTTCGTTTCGGTATTTTACCGAATGAACCGGAAAAAAATTTTTTTTAGAGCATATAATGGCTTGCGTTACGCGTGTAATCCGAGAGCGATTTCCGAGAAAATGCATGAAATGGATCCGGACATGGAAATTGTCTGGAGTTTGAACGATGTGAATGATGTTGCGGAAATTCCTGATTATGTGCGAATTGTAAAGAAAAAATCTTTCGCAGAATATAGAGAATTGTTTACATCTAAATTTTGGGTGCTGAATGCGGGTATTGTGATCCCGTGCAAGCGAAAAGGACAAATCTACATGGATACGTGGCATGGAGATCGTGCCTTTAAAAATGTCGATAAAACATCAGATGGAAGTTCGCTTCTTTCGGAGGCGTATAAGTGTGCAGATGTTATTTTGTCAGGCTCCGATTATGGTGATGAAATTATTCGGCGCTCTTTGAATCCTAATGCTGAAATATTGCGCTGTGGCTCTCCTCGAAATGATGTGTTCTTCCAAGATTATACCCATAAGGCAGACTCTGTTCGCAAGGCTTTGAATTTGGAGGGTTTTGACAAAATTCTTACATATGCTCCTACTTTTCGAGGAAATGGCGTTGCCGCCGATATGTTAGACTTTTCGTATTTGGCTGATGAACTTGAAAAGAGAGATGGAAAAAAGTGGGGAATACTGATTCGTCAACACCACAAGGTGAAAATGTTGCCTGAATGGAAAACGGATTCCCGAATTGTAGATGCATCCAAGTATCCTGAAATGCAGGATTTGTTGCTGATTTCCGATGTGGTAATTTCGGATTATTCATCCTTGGTTGGCGATTATGTTTTGTTGAATAGACCTGTGGTGTTGTATGTGCCCGATCTAGATGATTATAAATCTAGTCGCGGTTTGAATTTTGATGTCGAAAAAAGTCCTTTCAAGTATGCAAAGAATGTAAAAGACTTGTTCCAGACGATCATTGATTTTAACGAATCGGATGCCCCTGAAAATTGCAAACAGATTCTGGATTTCTATGGACATGTCTGTGAAACTGGACATGCCTCTGAACAAGCTTGTCAATGGATTCTTGATAGAGTATGA
- a CDS encoding glycosyltransferase family 4 protein, with product MFEKVCHIGPGFAVQGGISSVLVCYKKLFNLPEGNFIESYNGSFVRSLPVLLKVCLKLLFFPSKKFAFYQIHTSSYGSFYRKYLISRCLRFRGKKYTAHIHGSQFDKFCDEASPLLKWMLKDYFRQAERVLILSSEMKGIVQSVDPSIEKFTTIPNPGADIADAPVDLEAHELPVQIIFSGRFGKRKGVYDLIDAFSKANFSVPVKLSLFGDGEVEQVRAAVKESPKCRDISVSSWVVHSEYVKMLPKYDLLVLPSYAERFSMSLVEALGFGLPAISTFVGGTAEVVKDGECGILCEPGDIQALTRALEKLVNDKALRVSMGRAGWERAQDAFSPKVVYDKLEKCYKEL from the coding sequence ATGTTTGAAAAGGTTTGTCATATTGGCCCTGGCTTTGCTGTGCAGGGTGGAATTAGTTCAGTTCTTGTCTGCTATAAAAAACTTTTCAATTTGCCTGAAGGGAATTTTATAGAATCATATAACGGCTCATTTGTCCGTTCCCTTCCGGTCTTGCTGAAAGTCTGCTTGAAGCTCCTGTTTTTCCCGTCGAAAAAATTTGCGTTTTACCAAATCCATACGTCTAGTTACGGCAGCTTTTACAGAAAGTATCTTATAAGCCGTTGCTTGCGTTTTCGGGGAAAAAAATATACAGCCCATATTCATGGCAGCCAATTCGACAAGTTTTGCGACGAGGCATCTCCTTTGCTCAAATGGATGCTGAAAGATTATTTTCGTCAAGCCGAAAGAGTTCTGATCCTTTCATCGGAAATGAAGGGTATCGTGCAGAGTGTGGATCCGTCTATTGAAAAGTTTACGACGATTCCAAATCCTGGTGCTGATATTGCTGATGCTCCGGTTGATCTTGAAGCGCATGAATTACCTGTCCAGATTATTTTTTCGGGTCGTTTTGGAAAGCGTAAGGGCGTTTACGATTTGATTGACGCTTTTTCGAAAGCGAATTTCTCGGTTCCTGTAAAGCTGTCTTTGTTTGGTGATGGAGAGGTGGAACAGGTTCGTGCCGCAGTCAAGGAATCCCCGAAATGCAGAGATATCAGCGTGTCTTCCTGGGTCGTTCATTCGGAGTATGTGAAGATGCTCCCTAAATACGATTTGCTGGTGCTTCCGTCGTATGCAGAGCGTTTTAGCATGAGTCTGGTCGAAGCTTTGGGTTTTGGCTTGCCTGCAATTTCGACATTTGTCGGTGGAACTGCAGAAGTGGTCAAGGACGGAGAATGTGGCATTCTTTGTGAACCGGGTGATATTCAGGCTTTGACGCGTGCATTGGAAAAATTGGTAAACGACAAGGCGCTCCGCGTGAGCATGGGACGTGCAGGCTGGGAAAGGGCTCAGGACGCTTTTTCCCCTAAAGTCGTTTATGATAAGCTTGAAAAGTGTTATAAGGAACTATAA
- a CDS encoding alginate lyase family protein has protein sequence MKLSWYIKRLKTFSAGEFIYRIRQRVRTHVLDKRLMDVSIASVALPKSAVIDDDASHLNYPIFDKTIDVFKPIHWHLDLSAGREFPKSFAHKIDIRSDKYGSAKHVWEVNRMQFMLHIAMLYKKSGDAKYLDLFCYHLTSWKNENPYMVGVNWYSNIEVNLRLICWYYCWQVFDVENLRASNADFAKIVDSIWLPLIFEHAEYSYNHPSLCSSANNHLISEYAGLFVAACKWNIPHREARLKYAKVGLEREILLQNSAEGVNREEAAEYIQFIDDFFLIAAVAGLHAGNEFSDAYNERLHAMARYMNAFLDGNFNYPMYGDGDDGFVLRPDAGVHFNNFKSLLVSFATYFEDGSLKRANVVWDEKNELLFGDAGRKTFESLNVADERETLDGNHFYPESGHFIFRKAVEPCNAEKRFDGFTGVRETYLHFDAAPLGFLSIAAHAHADALSFILHVDGMPVIVDPGTFTYHTHKDLRRYFVSTLAHNTVCVNGKNQALQAGPTLWLAHYHCKTLNVGENFVEATHDGYRKDGVEHVRKVEYNREKDEFTITDTLHGFSPFTVEIPFHLHPTAKVQLDGALATVDVSGARRVVIALDEKLSYSIREDGWYSEHFGDKEPARYLYAKIECRDSVEIVTKISVL, from the coding sequence GTGAAACTGTCCTGGTACATCAAGAGATTAAAGACTTTCTCTGCGGGTGAATTTATCTACCGCATTCGTCAGCGCGTGCGTACGCATGTTTTGGATAAACGCCTGATGGACGTGTCTATAGCTTCGGTGGCATTGCCGAAATCTGCTGTCATTGACGATGATGCGTCTCATTTGAATTATCCGATTTTTGATAAGACTATTGACGTGTTCAAGCCTATCCATTGGCATTTGGACTTGTCGGCAGGACGGGAATTTCCGAAATCCTTTGCGCATAAAATTGATATCCGTAGCGATAAGTATGGTAGCGCCAAGCATGTGTGGGAAGTGAACCGCATGCAGTTTATGTTGCACATCGCGATGCTTTATAAAAAGAGCGGTGATGCAAAGTATTTGGATCTGTTCTGCTATCATTTGACGAGCTGGAAAAATGAAAACCCGTACATGGTCGGGGTCAACTGGTACAGCAATATTGAAGTCAACTTGCGATTGATTTGCTGGTATTATTGCTGGCAAGTTTTTGATGTTGAAAATCTTCGTGCATCGAATGCGGATTTTGCGAAAATTGTCGATTCTATCTGGTTGCCGCTCATTTTTGAACATGCGGAATATTCGTACAACCACCCGTCGCTTTGTTCTTCGGCAAACAACCATTTGATTTCGGAATATGCAGGCTTGTTTGTGGCGGCTTGCAAATGGAACATCCCACATCGCGAAGCTCGTTTAAAGTATGCAAAGGTGGGACTCGAACGCGAAATTCTTTTGCAAAACTCTGCTGAAGGTGTAAACCGCGAAGAGGCGGCGGAATATATCCAGTTCATCGACGACTTTTTCTTGATCGCTGCTGTGGCTGGGCTCCATGCCGGTAATGAATTCTCGGATGCGTACAATGAACGCTTGCATGCGATGGCGCGTTACATGAATGCATTCTTGGATGGCAACTTTAATTACCCGATGTACGGCGATGGCGATGACGGCTTTGTGCTCCGCCCTGATGCAGGTGTACATTTCAACAACTTCAAGTCATTGCTTGTTTCGTTTGCAACGTATTTTGAAGATGGATCGCTAAAGCGTGCAAATGTTGTTTGGGACGAGAAAAATGAGTTGCTGTTTGGTGATGCAGGTCGTAAAACATTTGAATCGCTGAATGTTGCCGATGAGCGCGAAACTCTTGATGGTAATCATTTTTATCCGGAAAGTGGGCATTTTATTTTCCGTAAGGCTGTGGAGCCTTGTAACGCCGAAAAACGTTTCGATGGTTTTACTGGCGTGCGTGAGACGTATTTGCATTTCGATGCGGCTCCGCTCGGCTTTTTAAGCATTGCAGCTCATGCTCATGCCGATGCGCTTAGCTTTATTCTGCATGTCGATGGAATGCCTGTGATAGTTGATCCGGGAACGTTCACGTACCACACGCATAAGGATTTGCGCCGTTATTTTGTGAGTACTTTGGCTCACAATACGGTTTGCGTGAACGGCAAAAATCAGGCGCTGCAGGCGGGACCCACATTGTGGCTTGCACACTACCATTGCAAAACGCTGAATGTCGGCGAAAACTTTGTTGAAGCAACGCACGATGGCTACCGCAAGGATGGCGTAGAACATGTCCGTAAAGTCGAATACAATCGAGAAAAGGACGAGTTCACGATTACAGATACATTGCATGGATTCTCTCCGTTCACGGTCGAAATTCCGTTCCATCTGCATCCGACCGCTAAGGTGCAGCTCGATGGCGCCTTGGCAACGGTCGATGTGTCGGGCGCTCGCCGTGTTGTGATTGCTCTTGACGAGAAACTTTCGTATTCCATTCGTGAAGACGGCTGGTATTCGGAACACTTTGGCGATAAGGAACCGGCGCGATACCTATATGCAAAAATTGAATGCAGGGATTCTGTAGAAATCGTGACGAAGATAAGTGTGCTGTAG
- a CDS encoding glycosyltransferase family 4 protein: MDQSLKELSGKKVCIVVENLPVPFDRRVWQEATSLHEAGAEVTVICPQTKKYPLEYEELEGIKIYRHPLPEANRTLDYFKEYFCALYHETRLLFKVFRKQGVQDVIHACNPPDLIFIAAFLFFTFTRCKFLFDHHDINPELWIAKFGKKGLGYRAMILVERLTYFFAKHAIVTNESYKEIAMRRGKKREEDVTIVRSGPNLSKLKIGPAKPEVKKGFKYLVGYIGVMGKQEGIDLLLKSVDYIVNKKGRKDIRFCIMGGGPSLDELRELNKSMNLTDYVEFPGRVSDEFLADVMNTADVCVNPDLPSEMNDKSTMNKIMEYMAFGKPIVQFTLKEGKFSAQEASLYAKNTDTDDFADKILWLLDNPEKAAEMGAFGRKRVQNELSWDYEKPKLISAYKKLLGL; the protein is encoded by the coding sequence ATGGATCAGTCTTTGAAGGAACTTTCTGGCAAGAAAGTTTGCATTGTTGTTGAAAATCTTCCGGTGCCTTTTGACCGTCGCGTATGGCAAGAAGCGACTTCTTTGCATGAAGCGGGCGCTGAGGTGACGGTCATTTGTCCCCAGACAAAAAAGTATCCCCTAGAATACGAGGAACTCGAGGGCATCAAGATTTATCGCCATCCTTTGCCGGAAGCGAACAGGACGCTTGATTATTTCAAGGAATATTTCTGTGCCCTTTATCATGAGACTCGTCTCTTGTTCAAGGTGTTTAGAAAGCAGGGCGTGCAGGATGTGATCCATGCTTGCAATCCGCCGGACTTGATTTTCATTGCGGCATTCTTGTTCTTTACGTTTACGCGTTGCAAGTTCCTCTTTGACCACCACGACATCAACCCGGAACTCTGGATTGCAAAGTTTGGCAAGAAAGGGCTTGGCTACCGCGCGATGATTCTTGTGGAACGCCTCACGTACTTCTTTGCAAAGCATGCCATAGTCACGAATGAATCGTACAAGGAAATTGCGATGCGTCGCGGCAAAAAGCGCGAAGAGGATGTGACGATTGTTCGCAGCGGTCCGAACCTCTCGAAGTTGAAGATTGGTCCTGCTAAGCCGGAAGTCAAAAAAGGCTTTAAGTACTTGGTGGGCTATATCGGCGTGATGGGCAAGCAGGAAGGTATCGATCTTTTGCTCAAGTCTGTCGATTACATCGTGAACAAGAAAGGTCGTAAGGATATCCGCTTCTGCATCATGGGCGGAGGACCTTCCTTGGATGAACTTCGCGAATTGAACAAGTCGATGAACTTGACCGATTATGTGGAGTTCCCGGGTCGCGTGAGTGATGAATTTTTGGCTGACGTGATGAATACGGCTGATGTGTGCGTCAATCCGGATTTGCCTTCTGAAATGAATGACAAGTCTACCATGAACAAGATCATGGAATACATGGCGTTTGGAAAGCCTATTGTGCAGTTTACGCTTAAGGAAGGCAAGTTCTCGGCACAGGAAGCTTCGCTTTATGCAAAGAATACTGATACGGACGACTTTGCCGATAAGATCCTGTGGCTCTTGGACAACCCTGAAAAGGCGGCGGAAATGGGCGCCTTTGGTCGCAAGCGTGTGCAAAACGAACTCAGCTGGGATTACGAAAAGCCGAAGCTGATTAGCGCGTACAAGAAGTTGCTTGGACTGTAA
- a CDS encoding nucleotide sugar dehydrogenase: MASISVFGLGYVGCVGIACLAKLGHRVVGYDVDENKVRRIANGLPTIVERDIDEVMQDGFKAGLISATSSAVEAVSKTDISFLCVGTPNAPDGRLDTTYLMSAVRAIAEAIRSKSTFHIVVIRSTVPPGTNALATALIEKISGKREGINFAVASNPEFLREGMAVADYLNPPLTVIGCNSRRALDSLKGIYESLGSEIVEVEPKVAEIIKFVNNSYHALKVTFGNEIGAICKKLDIDSHSVMNLFCMDTQLNISPYYFKPGFAYGGSCLPKDLRGLNFLAESNQVEVPVLSSIECSNNRHIERVLERVQQIGVRSVGIIGLTFKAGTDDLRNSAAIRLAEGVLGKGCSLSIYDRYLNIAREKETNLRELNKRIPHLLPLLVQKVEDVVKSTSLVIITVRNPEIPELIRKNPEIHFLDLVRVKDSSVETLPNYEGFCW, translated from the coding sequence GGTTATGTGGGTTGCGTTGGAATCGCCTGTCTTGCGAAACTTGGACACCGGGTTGTTGGCTACGATGTTGATGAAAACAAGGTTCGCCGGATCGCCAATGGGCTTCCGACAATCGTAGAACGAGATATCGATGAAGTTATGCAGGATGGCTTTAAGGCGGGACTGATCTCGGCGACGTCGTCTGCGGTTGAAGCGGTTTCAAAGACTGATATTTCGTTTTTGTGCGTGGGTACTCCTAATGCTCCAGATGGTCGTTTGGACACGACGTATTTGATGTCTGCAGTTCGTGCAATTGCTGAAGCTATCCGTTCAAAGTCGACGTTCCACATTGTGGTTATCCGCAGTACTGTTCCTCCTGGAACGAACGCTCTTGCAACTGCCTTGATTGAAAAGATTTCGGGCAAGCGTGAAGGAATCAACTTTGCCGTGGCCTCGAACCCGGAATTCCTCCGTGAAGGTATGGCTGTTGCCGATTACCTGAACCCGCCGTTGACCGTGATTGGTTGCAATAGCCGCCGTGCCCTGGATAGCCTCAAGGGAATTTATGAATCGCTTGGCAGTGAAATTGTCGAAGTGGAACCTAAGGTGGCGGAGATTATAAAATTTGTCAATAACTCCTACCATGCACTGAAGGTCACGTTCGGTAACGAAATCGGCGCTATCTGCAAAAAGCTCGATATCGATAGCCATAGCGTCATGAACTTGTTCTGCATGGATACGCAGCTGAACATTTCTCCGTATTACTTCAAGCCGGGCTTTGCTTATGGCGGATCTTGCTTGCCGAAGGATTTGCGAGGTCTGAATTTCTTGGCGGAATCGAACCAGGTTGAAGTTCCTGTGCTTTCTTCGATTGAATGCAGCAACAATAGGCACATTGAACGTGTGCTGGAACGCGTGCAGCAGATTGGCGTGCGTTCTGTGGGCATTATCGGCTTGACGTTTAAGGCGGGTACGGATGACTTGCGCAACTCGGCTGCGATTCGTTTGGCTGAAGGCGTGCTTGGTAAGGGGTGCTCTTTGAGCATTTATGACCGCTATTTGAATATCGCTCGCGAAAAGGAAACAAACCTGCGTGAACTTAATAAGCGCATCCCGCACTTGCTCCCGCTTTTGGTGCAAAAAGTTGAAGATGTCGTGAAGTCCACTTCGCTTGTCATTATTACTGTTCGAAATCCGGAAATTCCGGAACTTATTCGCAAGAACCCCGAAATACATTTTTTGGACTTGGTGCGCGTGAAGGATTCGTCCGTGGAAACGCTGCCTAATTACGAAGGTTTTTGCTGGTAA